The genomic DNA GTGCATCATCacttagtattaaaattatcaaaaagggggaaattgttagattaagttaaagggGGAAATCgtttaattaagttgaattatgaaaaaagttaaaagttCGGTTTATTCGTTTGTAAAAAAGATAAGCAATGTCCCTTCGTACTTGCTAGTATTCCGATGTCTTCCCTGTCTCCAGCTGCGAGCCAATTAAGAAAACCCACCAAGTCCTCTgcttgaaaaggagaaaaatcAAAGGCGCCTAGGGCGTCTACGTCTTTGAAAGCATCGTCTAAGGTAACCCCTTCTCTATCTCAGGCCGAAgtgcctaagtttgatgttcctgtgttggaacaagataaatctgtttctattcctGTTGAGGAACCTGCTGTCGGGCCAACTATTGAGCTagttggtccaaatattgataattttgataGGATTTCATCTCATGTCCGTCAAATCGTCTCAGTAGCTGTTGAAGCTACAGTTGTTCTCGTACCAGAGCAAGGTGCTGTCCTTACCCTTTCTACTGGTGATGCATTTGAAAAAGCTCTTTTTATGTCAGTCGAAGAGCCCCCTGTTTCTAATCATGTTCAAGTAGAGTCCGTAGTGACTGGAAAGATTGTTCAGTTAGAACCCACGCCTGGACTCTTTGATAAACCTCTTCGGCTCACGAGATTATGCGAGCCACTAGAAAAGATGCTGGAATAACTTTTGGGGAACCAAGGCCCACTCCAAAGCCTATTGAGGTCattggaaaagggaaggatATTGCTACCGACACAAATGAGGAGGTCTCTAAAGCGACTTGCATTGTTGACCTTACGATGGATCACGCCAAAGTAAAAGCTGCTGAAAAGATCAAGATCTTTGATACTTGGGTCTTAAACATATTGTCTGTTAGGTATGATGAGATCATCAAAGGAAAAAGTATAAACAGTCAATGGTTGAAGCTGGTCAACGTTGAAaagagagtcctgaaatgggctaaGACGTCGAAAGTATATGAAGCTCTTAAGAAAAAAGAGCTGGTTGAAGAAAATTTGAGAGGTCGGGCTCTCTTTCCGATCCTTCAAGCCAGAAGAGACAATTTCAATCCCCTTGAGAAGAATGCTAAGGCAGAGGAGAAGGATCTGAAAAGACTATATGAAATCATGCAAGACTACATTTCTATCGCTCTCAGGTACGTTCATGGAGCAAATTGCTTCGGGGTTAGTCCTTTTTATTAGTTCCTCAAATGAAGATGAACTTATGGAGCTGTCCGATGATCGTGATTGTGCTCTTCCGAAAGATGAGCAAGCTGATGCTCTTCTTATAGAATTGGGAAGTTTTTCAGttgaagaaaaacgtctaatggctCAACCCAGAATTGAGCAAATAGTGGAACCAGATCAACCCGGTCCTATTATTAGAGAATAAGAAGTCAATATGGAACCTGTTAAAACTCTTATTacccaagaagaagaagctctGGAGTCCCCTGTTCTCGAATCAGAGGCATCTATAGAAAAGAAGGCTGAAGCTAGTCAGCCTAATGAAGCTCGATCTGAGGGGGAACTCTCAAAAGAAAAGGAATCAgagaagagttcctcatctgagagGGAAcaagataaaaatgatgcatcttCAGAAGAGCTTCCTCTGTCTCAATGATTCATTCCCGGTTCTCCCAAGCCTCGACCATTTCCGGACATCACTTCTGCGAATGTTCATGATGATGTTGTTAACCTTCCTCATCATTCAAACGGTTCGTCCGATAAGATTCACAAGGTATGTGAAGATATTTTgggtgatgaagaagagagaaagtctagtagtgattcagagAAGGATGAATCAGAGCAGTCCCTGCAGGTTCACACTCACTTCAGTCCCATTCGGACTACTCTAGTAGATTCTCAAGAGATGTCATCAAATGAAGGATCATCTACTGGTGGTGCAAAGCTTATGAAGTCAATGACGGCAATGATGGGTATCCTTCAGAAGAATGTGGCTGAAATGCAATCCAACATGATAAAGATTATGAAGACTCAGAAGTCAAACAAGAAGGAATTTGCCTCTCTTCTTAAAACTCATAATGAAATGTAGCAAACCTTGAAGAGGAACACATACGAGATCAATACCCTCAATAAGACAtacaccaaatttgaaaagaacttcttTAAGAGGCAATCTGACTTGCTTGATTGTGAAAGGGAAAACGCCATTGAACTTCATAATGAGGTCATGGATGGAATGAATCtgattcaaaatcaaatgatCGAGATACAAGGTCATATGAGCAGAGCTGATGTTGAGCGATTGGAACAAGCTGATTCCTTTGCAAGGCAAATTCAGACCGCTGAAGATGCTCAAGAAGGTGCTGATAAAGAGAAGAACCTCATTTCCCAAGGCGATGATTATGTgaaaaagggggaaggaagtTCTAGAAGTGGCATCAGCAGTAGAGGAGGCGATGGTGTTTCAACAGGCACCAGATCAAAGAGAAAGAAAACTGGTGATGAAAGCAATAGGCCAATCAAAAGAGGTAGAGGTCGCATCGGTGATCATGGTGGTAGAAGTGGTGGAGGTGATCCTGGTGGTAGAGGTGGTGGAAGTGGTCGTGGTGGCCGTTCTCTCCCTCCTTTTCGAAACCTTCTGATTGGTGAAGAATTTAGTAGTCAAGGATTCTACTACCCAATCGACCCACTTGTGAAAAGGGAAGAtcaataatctcttttctccTAAACTATCTTTTGTTGGTTTGTGAACTTGGTTTTTAAACTTGGTTTCTAAATGGTGGTTTTTGGAACTCATTTCTGTAATTTGCAAAAAATGTACTCATTCTTTAAATTGGATGgatatttatcttttatctatgcaaagttttaacatcatcatcaaaaagggggaaattgttgggtaaaattattttgactaagggtcaaagtattttaactaatagaattttgatgatgagtgtgtataaaactcaaagaagaaatctaagccgtctaattgtctTGGTGCatgtgtatcgaaaacatgctaaattagactaagtctgaatgaggttcattagacttactggctattagacgcattaagttagacgtgcattctaacagatatgtagttagacgtgcaatctaacagatacgtagttagacgtgcagtctaacagatacgtagttagacgtgcagtctaatagatacgtagttagacgtgtagtctaacagagacgtagttagacgtgcagtctaacagagacgtagttagacatgcagtctaatagagacgtagttagacgtgcagtctaacagatacgtagttagacgtgtagtctaacagatacgtagttagacgtacagtctaacagagacatagttagacgtgcaatttaacagatacgtagttagacgtgcactttaacagatacgtagttagacgtgcactctaataaatacgtagttagatgtgcagtctaacagatatataattagacgtgcagtctaacagagacgtagttagacgtgtagtctaacagatacgtagttagacgtgcagtctaacagatacgtagttagacgtgcagtctaacagatacgtagttagacgtacagtctaacagatacgtagttagacgtatagtgtaacagagacgtagttagacgtgcagtctaacagagacgtagttagacatgcagtctaatagagacgtagttagacgtgcagtctaacagatacgtagttagacgtgtagtctaacagatacgtagttagacgtacagtttaacaaagacatagttagacgtgcaatttaacagatacgtagttagacgtgcactttaacagatacgtagttagacgtgcactctaataaatacgtagttagatgtgcagtctaacagatatataattagacgtgcagtctaacagagacgtagttagacgtgtagtctaacagatacgtagttagacgtgcagtctaacagatacgtagttagacgtgcagtctaacagatacgtagttagacgtgcagtctaacagagacgtagttagacgtacagtgtaacagagacgtagttagacgtgcagtctaacagagacgtagttagacgtggagtctaacagatacgtagttagacgtgcagtctaatagatacgtagttagacgtgcaatctaatagagacgtagttagacgtgcaatctaacaaatacgtagttagacgtgcactctaacaaatacgtagttagacgtgcactctaacagatacgtagttagatgtgcaatttaacaaatatgtagttagacgtgcagtctaacagagacgtagttagacgtgcagtctaacatatatgtagttagacgcgtagtctaacagatacgtagttaggcgtctagtctaacagatacatagttagacgtgtagtctaacaggcgtagttagacgtgtagtctaacagatacgtagttgaacgtgtagtctaacaaagacgtagttagacgtgtagtctaacagatacgtagttagacgtgtagtctaacaggcgtagttagacgtgtagtctaacaaatacgtagttagacatgtagtctaacagatgcgtagttagacttgtagtctaacagatacgtagttagacatgcagtctaacagatatgtagttagacgtgcagtctaacagagacgtagttagacctGTACTCTaatagagacgtagttagacgcgcagtctaacaaagacgtagttagacgtgcagtctaacagagacgtagttagacttgcagtctaacagatacgtagttagacgtgcagtctaacagatacttagttagacgtgtagtctaacagagacatagttagacgtgcaatctaacagatacgtaattagacgtgcactctaactggtacgtagttagatgtgcaatctaacagatacgtagttagacgtgcagtctaacagagacatagttagacgtgcagtctaacagatatgtagttagacgcgcagtctaacagatacgtagttagatgtgtagtctaataggcgtagttagacgtacagtctaacatatacgtagttaaacgtgtagtctaataaagacgtagttagacgtgtagtctaatagatacgtagttagacgtgtagtctaacaggcgtagttagacgtgtagtctaacaaatacgtagttagacgtgtagtctaacagatgtgtagttagacgtgtagtctaacaggcgtGGTTAGATATGCACTCTATTgtttacgtagttagacgtgcagtctaactccttcagattagtctgaagggaaacatagttagacgtgccatctaacagatgagagttagacgtgtaatctaactcgttcagattagtctgaagggaaacgtaattagacgtgtcgtctaacagatgagagttagacgtgcagtctaactccttcagattagtctgaagggaaccgtaattagacgtgtcttctaattccattagacctggTGATcaa from Impatiens glandulifera chromosome 9, dImpGla2.1, whole genome shotgun sequence includes the following:
- the LOC124915785 gene encoding keratin, type I cytoskeletal 9-like, whose translation is MEPVKTLITQEEEALESPVLESEASIEKKAEASQPNEARSEGELSKEKESEKSSSSEREQDKNDPRPFPDITSANVHDDVVNLPHHSNGSSDKIHKVCEDILGDEEERKSSSDSEKDESEQSLQVHTHFSPIRTTLVDSQEMSSNEGSSTGGAKLMKSMTAMMGILQKNVAEMQSNMIKIMKTQKSNKKEFASLLKTHNEMENAIELHNEVMDGMNLIQNQMIEIQGHMSRADVERLEQADSFARQIQTAEDAQEGADKEKNLISQGDDYVKKGEGSSRSGISSRGGDGVSTGTRSKRKKTGDESNRPIKRGRGRIGDHGGRSGGGDPGGRGGGSGRGGRSLPPFRNLLIGEEFSSQGFYYPIDPLVKREDQ